A window of Vigna unguiculata cultivar IT97K-499-35 chromosome 4, ASM411807v1, whole genome shotgun sequence contains these coding sequences:
- the LOC114180292 gene encoding kunitz-type trypsin inhibitor-like 1 protein — MRGSNSKRIMTETPLDIEFVKKPACASSSKWVVVNEKTYPGEWLGIGGAADLGAGKKIVEGVFKIEKYLFLEGYKFVFCPKGSTRCFDFARREEKNGKRLILVNITTTPLIFEAEFVKAVKPNSSGVLF; from the coding sequence ATGCGAGGATCAAATTCGAAAAGGATCATGACGGAGACACCATTAGATATTGAATTTGTGAAAAAACCTGCGTGCGCTTCATCGTCGAAGTGGGTGGTTGTTAATGAAAAGACGTACCCTGGAGAATGGTTGGGTATTGGTGGTGCCGCAGATCTTGGAGCGGGTAAGAAGATCGTGGAGGGAGTGTTTAAGATTGAGAAATACTTGTTTCTTGAGGGTTACAAGTTCGTGTTCTGTCCCAAGGGCTCCACCAGATGCTTCGACTTTGCGCGACGTGAAGAGAAAAACGGAAAGCGTTTGATCTTGGTGAATATAACTACTACTCCTTTAATCTTTGAGGCGGAGTTTGTTAAAGCTGTTAAGCCAAACTCATCAGGTGTTTTGTTCTAG